Within Vicia villosa cultivar HV-30 ecotype Madison, WI linkage group LG1, Vvil1.0, whole genome shotgun sequence, the genomic segment tcgcatggctcgacggtccattaccctttattatggagggtatttccttttccaaaccttgttgcttaccacttccgcaaccacgaactcatgaagatgaaaagcatggacaacttttctcttcaattcacttcccacattcttcttgacttccttagccttcttaggaTTTTTGATCGCCACATaggttggttccacccgagaggctatgcttgaaacattttcttggagctgtttaggttttttgtatttttcctcACTTTCCTCCATATcaacagaagtttgatcatttacacctgtcttatgtttcttaactcctaacatcttcaaggtcacttcttcatcaaatgatttcagtgttagtgtccctttttcaatgtcgaagttgcagcggcctgtcgacaaaaatggtctcccaagaagaataggagtttcttcgtcttccggaatgtccatgatgtggaagtcaacagggaatacaaacttatcaatttccactagtacatcttcagctaccctataggatttcttaacggtgtgatcggcgaaccttaactgtgtcttactttcactaatcttttctaattcaagctttttgaaaatggacaaaggcattaaactcacactagacccagaatcgaggagtacctttttaaatgctatattcatgatagtgcatggtatcgccactgccccagagtctttcctctttattgggatttttcttgctgacgagactatgccacacttctcggttgcaatttttggttctcctcctagtgatctctttttcgccaacacctccttcataaatttcttatacaaaggcatatgctcaagtgcttcaaagaaaggtagattcacctctaactttttgaacaaggcggTAAACTTCCTAAAGTCtttctctttcgaatccttctttgtcactctggaagggaaaggtagtttgatcaccggttccacatctttcttatttttttcttcaaatggtttaaccggtggtatcacaacttctggctctttctgCTTTTCTCTTATTTCTAAATCCACCTCTATCACCATGGGGTCAtcaatttcctctttttctttttgtgattctaacactttcttactccttgttgtaacagcattaatcttctcttggtctttcagatttttcacagttgagctcgaaAGGGTATCTTGTGCCTGTAGAATGAGAtgatgtgctatttgacccacttgaacttccagattttttattgaagttatggtgttcctgaggttggttcttgtctcttcttgaaactgagagcattgtccagtcgatctctcgatagctacttcccattccgccttctgagggccttgttgttgtaattgttgttgaccttgagtttgaTATTGGTTTGGTCCTTGCTTTTGgaagtttccttgttggtccttccatgcgaaattaggatgatttttccaacctggattatatgtattggcgtatggattattttgcctcaacatatgaatctgttcaacctgttcttgcgttgccacacaatgcatagcaaaatgcggtccaccacatatttcacacaaAACTGAGGTGACTGGCTCAACctgtgctactttctgttcaccaatattcatcttctttaatcttctttctacttcagccgCAATCTGTTCCACCATTTTAACCACTTGATCTGCGAGCTTtaaatcaattttaccttccAGTTGACTCATTGCGCGATCGTATAACTCAATATGCTCATTATCGGCAATTGCTTCTATGatcctcttgataccagtggctgttgagaaattagttgagccaccggcagcagtatctataagttgttttgtcttgactcgtagaccattaacaaaagtctgcatttgctcggttgggtccatattatgagtaggacacgcaaccaaacacctcttgaaccttttatatgcatctcccaacgattccccttctttctgcttgaaatttactatatcatatctttttcgaatgaaaaCTGACGCGGGGAAGTACTCATGAAGAAAAGtcgtttccatctgttgccatgttgtgatacttccagctggaagtgagtaaaaccattcttccgcatcttcggataaagtgaatgggaacatcacgagtctcttggcttcttcagaatggccttctatcttcaatgatgttgttgtggtgaggaatctttgtaaaTGCTTATTCGCATCTTCGTTGATTCTTCCAGCAAAGGGCTTTCTTTCTAACTATCGGATAGTTAaaggatgtagttggaagtgtgccacgttaaccggttgatttactatggtcattcttccaagcggtgcattggcccttccataatcacctaaaagtctctctggaggaggtggatcagctgccatagtttcaggctcagaatctgactgctcggactgaatagatagtgcttcttcgtcttccgattctgaaactacaggtgattcttcttttgatgccagtcttttccgcttagcttctcggagtcgtgctcgcaataatctttagggttctgcgtcaaaaagaagttcagctgaggccttacctcgcatacaagattagacaattattagttgAGAGGaaacagtaaaaataaataaataaataaaaattaaaatttgcaaaggaaataaaattttaattgcagagcaataaaattttaattgactgaaTAATagcttatattttggcaatccccggcaacggcgccaaaaacttgatcggaaaaatagcaagtgtactattttcacaggtgtagttataatgggttttaccccaagtatcgatcacgaggattgcgtaggaaacacaagttattatgcggagtcaattaaacaaaaacacatATGGTGTTGCTTTAAATGGTTAACGAAATAGATTAAAACACGATATaaaagctgaaattaaagttgagcttttgatataaatttagagtaatgccaaggtaggtgtatgatcagccttataatgactctgtaaaaagatctctttaacaagttcatatgatgcaactatttgtccttaagggtgttttcctaagtccttagtgaaaaccttttggtttgcaatcacaatgcctaagtccttagaaacaaatgtttgtaaaccaaagatgtaagtaatcaagaatattcaaataaccttacggcaTCCCTAGTCCCAGGTGATACTacaagatttaattgtttaaaaaaccttaacaaccgtagtcctacagattgttaaccgtagatcaatcttgttttgccgacaaagagagcattaaaaacattaaacaattaaattgaaaaatatgaataCTTGATTAACGAAATACGATATTCAGAGTCGTTACAATttaaatcagggacacccccctggcattggggggtttagcctctcataatattcaagaaaccaaaatcaaaaagtttagacattacaaagattaggagaactctgatcttcaatggtgtccaccgttgaatctcttcatcttctgaaaccttgatgaagctatctttttctgctctggaattctatcgtacgatcaaaagtgCCTTCTCCCTGTCTCTCAattctcttttaatccctctaggttttcagatctcagccagAATACCAAAATTGCCCCTGggtctttaaaattgtaaaaaaacatcaaaattcagAAACTCTGTTTGCacccgctgacacggccgtgtcacttgacacgggctgaccgtgtcagcttctgccacttttagggagaattcttcagcaggttggacacggccgtgtcacttgacacggtctgaccgtgtcagcCTCTaccttcataatttggctttgacttcaacatcaaagttgtagccctttttgttagcgaaattttgccaccggaaccgtgtcattccgagttacgaagctccagttatgatcaaaatactacacgcctgtcacgattttcagcttcttttacaccaacacttgtgcaatttccatctgatccagaattaacctacaatcaccaagtagagagatcaaaagcacctaatagacaaagataaatggcgcaaaaacaaaatgcacacaaaataactagaactagatgaatcaaagaaaaacacttaaaaacaaccacaaagtgttaccaagtatgacgatcttatgccgaatttatgacgaactTAAGTAGAAATGGTGGCCGATCATGTATGGCTATCCTCTCCATCACCAAGCAAAGTTGTTACGGCCCGGTAACCGCAACTACCGTCCCCCTCAATATTGACGATCCGCttgatgtatttgtgcataaaaaccaGCATCTCTTCGATGAATGGAATTTTCGGTGGAATAGGCATCTCTTCGATAAATGGAATTTTCTGTGGAATAGGTGTCGGAGGCGGTTTGCTTATGTGAGCTCCTTTGTTTGAActcttttgagatttttgagaTTTAGGAGTCGGTGAGTCGGGAAAAAGTTTATTGTCGTGCTCACAATAAGAAGGAGCTCGTGTAGTCGAGTTGTCATTCAGTGTAGGCTTCAGTTTCTTCAAAGCACCCCTTATCTTAACTCGTTGAGAAGGTGGTTTCATGACGGTTGTTTCGAGATATCCAATTTTCTGAAATTATTCATTAATTTGAAGTTTCATGTTGTCATTGGCCTTTGAAAATCTCTCTTGTATCGCTTCCAATTAAGAAGTAATAGAGATATTCGATTTTTCTCCTTTGgtgcaaccatcatcatcaaaaccaagtCTTTTCCAATGAGTGATAATTTCatccattcttattggctcaCCTAGTTTCGTCTTCTTAGCAATAACACAAGCACACGGGAGACTATGTTTTAGAAATAATGCAACCACATTTTACACTATCAGAACCTATAGTTTCACCTcgtgaaaaatattatttaagtcGGGCCAAGACATATTGCCGATGAATTGAGAATAAAGAATGTTGTCCTTAAATCGATGTTCCAACACCGTAATGCTCCGACCAAATAtggtttgtatctcattatgttttttttaatcatgagaattaCAGTGTCCTAATCTCAACACAAGTCACCCTTGCTATTAGCCAATCAATTTTTCAAACTAGCATGTGCCGACTCAACTCTAttggtggttgtattcccaaGGTGTCGGAAATTATCAGTCCATGCACAGACAAACTTCTCCTTCACCTTATCAAGAATGGTGCTTTTGATATATTTCAATAAATCAGGATACTTTTCACACACTCTCTGAAATTGAATGACGGAATCGGCGTATAATTCTTTTGTCAAAGAATTTACAATAGGAATTCATGCATCCATTCTTTTGTCAAAGAATTTACAATAGGAAATTGAATGACACACGTATTTTCTACTACCCTTGTCATCTCTTTTAAACTTCCTTAGAGGAGtatggtatttcccgcttctttcgcaAAACATTGTAACGAAAGCGTATCTTCTTTCCGAGCAATTATCCAATATTCCTATTACCACACCAAAACCAGGGTTAGTTGCACTCCAAAAAATCCATGTGAGCATGCTATCGTgatcatcaaactcttgcttgttaaAAAAGTCACTGCGACATCTACCACCTTTACGACAACCCCTTCAACATTCGGAGAAACATCGTTTGTAGGAATTAATTTTAATGAGACATTATCGGGGTGAACCATACCTATTTGTAAATATAACAGAAAATTACAAGACTGTTGGAAAAAACAGCATAGACatgttccgtagatatgcctACGGAACATGTTCATCTTCAACATGTTTCAGAGTTGTACCTACAGAAGGAACGTTACATTTTTTACATAAATTTGATGCATAGTGTGAGCAAtgcaatgaataaagatgaatgTTTACTTGGAATTCTGTCTTCTTTTGCTCCCTCTGATAATTTCACAAAAAAGTTGGAGTTTTagagtgaaaaatgatattgatgatgtagggtttttaggttgtggaggtgagtgttgaagaagaaaaccagCAATGGGGGAGTGATCATGTTGGTTCAAATTATATCACATATCTccataggtacatctacggaaaatATTGGCGCTATGtcattccgtagatgtacctacggaaaaaTCCCTGAACTGAATTAATTTGAAGTTTTCTCAATGTTTACTAGTTTaaaatgcttccgtagatgcacctctgaaaaaaacaaattttgtcaaaaaaatgTGCTTCCTGATGTGTATCTTCGGAATCAGGGATCATAAATGGAATTTCGCAAGGTGGCTAAGAGTTTCAAGGTGTGCATTGAAATTTTCTTAAATTTGTATGCTCCCTTAAGGTTTctatagtttaattaattaagcttttcttggttaattaaattaaaatagtatttTTGTCCATAACCAAAAACAATACATGTTTCCTTAGGAATTTTTTCCTTTGAAATCTCAACCGTATGTCCATTGatgcatgataacattaggtgAGAATTCCCTTCTTTTTagtcattattttcaaaattaaaacaaaaattctTTTTTTGAAGCAAATTCTAAATACAATAAAAATACGATACGTATTGTATGTCACGAGCCTTAAGTAGATGGGAAAGGGTGAGCAGGAGTTTTCCTTAACTCACCTTAGAGTATATTTGTACACAGGACGCTTGGCCTAGTTGTGTAAAGTATTCGCCCATATCTCACAGTCTTTATTATAATATGCATCACAAACAACTTTTGcaataaaaggatgaaaaaggagCTGGTGGTGTATTACTTCCCGACTCCCCGTATATTCACATACCCTCAGCCTTGCGGAACCATTTGGTATATGTCTCTTACAATAAAGCTTCAACCAATCAAATGCGACACCTTGACTTACGAatttttcaacttcaaaacattttcataaaatgatataTTATTTCCGTTCAATTGCAACACAGGTAATGCATTAGTCTCCACAAAACGAGCAGCAACTCCTAATGCTAGAACGTGAACGTTAACACCGTCAACTAAAAACAATCAACAAACAACCATTTTCTAGAAGAACTGTGGAGCTCTGATTTCTTCATTGCACTATAGACTTACATAGGTACACGGTTCAGAAAATCCTTGAAAGCTCACTAATTTAAAACCTTCCTTTTTCCCTTCTTAGCAAGTTAACCTTTAGTTATTAACACCCTTAgaaactgtaatacggtgaactgactttatttggaatgtcgcggtaagcaagagtcgccaccgacttttattttatccaataagaaaggctaaaagaacaggaaaagacctttgaaagagattttgagttcgggaggtaagttatataaagggaaggtgtaaggcaccctttgtatccatggttatccatgggctcttaattgcttagctcacttgtttgttttcaaaatgtttgaattgtttgaaaagtagtgtgtgaatagaaattcgaataagaactttagcttgtaaataagcgtagtctttttgaaaagtatttgaaaatcagTGGGAAAAAAGtttgtatttgaatttgaatttgaaaaagagcaaacaattaatagcaactaccctaagtttagaaatttgttcttttagcttctcagggcgaaagggtctatccataccataagagggcaggaagtctttcaattggatgttgaagggtcatcgagaaaagtatcgtccgccataagactgtcccttgcca encodes:
- the LOC131658755 gene encoding uncharacterized protein LOC131658755, with protein sequence MKPPSQRVKIRGALKKLKPTLNDNSTTRAPSYCEHDNKLFPDSPTPKSQKSQKSSNKGAHISKPPPTPIPQKIPFIEEMPIPPKIPFIEEMLVFMHKYIKRIVNIEGDGSCGYRAVTTLLGDGEDSHT